One genomic region from Octopus sinensis linkage group LG13, ASM634580v1, whole genome shotgun sequence encodes:
- the LOC115218275 gene encoding uncharacterized protein LOC115218275, whose protein sequence is MKNSFLHSIQYDSIDDLVDEIFPNLFHNYNNTNWICERAILTPKNVAVHSFDNSIDNVVDDQDIVNYPIEFLNSLELPGTVPHCLHLRKEIPIMLLHNLSQPKLYNGTKLNVHKLMMNCIEANILTGCGKGDTVFIPHIPVIPSNVPFQFKRLQFPISLSYVMSINKSQGQILKVAGSQLEEPCFSHGQLMEEHHVWDERQNFLPIHF, encoded by the coding sequence ATGAAGAACAGTTTCTTACACTCAATCCAATATGATTCCATTGATGATTTGGTGGATGAAATCTTTCCTAATCTTTTTCATAATTACAACAATACAAATTGGATCTGTGAGCGAGCTATCTTGACTCCAAAAAATGTTGCTGTACATAGCTTTGATAACTCAATTGACAATGTTGTTGATGATCAGGATATTGTTAACTACCCCATTGAATTTTTGAACTCACTAGAACTACCAGGTACAGTTCCTCATTGTCTTCACTTGAGAAAAGAGATTCCTATTATGTTATTGCATAATTTGTCTCAACCAAAATTATACAATGGTACAAAATTAAATGTGCACAAACTTATGATGAACTGcattgaggcaaatattctcactggttgtGGTAAAGGTGACACTGTCTTCATTCCTCACATACCGGTTATACCATCTAATGTCCCATTCCAATTTAAGCGGTTACAGTTTCCTATCTCACTTTCTTATGTCATGAGCATTAATAAAAGTCAGGGCCAAATACTAAAAGTTGCTGGATCGCAACTTGAAGAgccatgcttttcacatggccaacTTATGGAGGAGCATCATGtgtgggatgaaagacaaaacttttTGCCTATTCACTTTTAA